Proteins found in one Deltaproteobacteria bacterium genomic segment:
- the miaB gene encoding tRNA (N6-isopentenyl adenosine(37)-C2)-methylthiotransferase MiaB: MKLNVLPTQPETPALASTGKRAFIHTFGCQMNESDSARMAEILKNQGYAATPDAESADLILLNTCAIREKAEQKLFSALGRYRQVKLSRGALIGVAGCVAQQEKEALTQRVPYVDFVLGPDAIGKLPEILARVEQKERVVETAWMDSEEYVFPRADPDSARGKVSEFVTVMKGCNNVCAFCVVPRTRGREVSRPVAEVMLEVKALADVGVKEVTLLGQNVNSYLGGVDFAELLLRTAQVPGIERVRFTTSHPHDLSDALIEAFRKEPKIAPHFHLPVQSGSDTVLKRMRRDYTVEEYLERLARLRAARPDIAVTTDIIVGFPGETDDDFEKTMQLLERVRYDNIYSFVYSPRPRTSAIRHEEEWGVVAHDVKVARLERLQKRQQDIGTELARESLGQIVDVLVEGPSRTRADLRMGRTAHNRVVNFAGDAAAGTFARVKVEGARHNALAGIQVSSAHAV; encoded by the coding sequence ATGAAGCTGAATGTCCTGCCCACCCAGCCCGAAACGCCCGCTCTCGCCTCCACGGGCAAGCGCGCGTTCATCCACACCTTCGGCTGCCAGATGAACGAGAGCGACTCCGCGCGCATGGCGGAGATCCTCAAGAACCAGGGCTACGCGGCCACGCCCGACGCCGAGAGCGCCGATCTCATCCTCCTCAACACCTGCGCCATCCGCGAGAAGGCCGAGCAGAAGCTCTTCTCCGCGCTCGGCCGCTACCGCCAGGTGAAGCTCTCGCGCGGCGCGCTCATCGGCGTGGCCGGCTGCGTGGCCCAGCAGGAGAAGGAAGCGCTCACCCAGCGCGTGCCCTACGTGGACTTCGTGCTCGGCCCCGACGCCATCGGCAAGCTGCCCGAGATCCTCGCGCGCGTGGAGCAGAAGGAGCGCGTGGTCGAGACCGCGTGGATGGACTCCGAGGAGTACGTCTTCCCCCGCGCCGATCCCGACAGCGCCCGCGGCAAAGTCAGTGAATTCGTTACGGTGATGAAGGGCTGCAACAACGTCTGCGCGTTCTGCGTCGTGCCGCGCACGCGAGGGCGCGAGGTGAGCCGCCCGGTCGCCGAGGTGATGCTCGAGGTGAAGGCGCTCGCCGACGTGGGCGTCAAAGAGGTCACGCTGCTCGGGCAGAACGTGAACTCGTACCTGGGCGGCGTCGACTTCGCGGAGCTGCTGCTGCGCACCGCGCAGGTGCCCGGCATCGAGCGCGTGCGCTTCACCACCTCGCACCCGCACGACCTCTCCGACGCGCTCATCGAGGCCTTCCGCAAGGAGCCCAAGATCGCGCCGCACTTCCATCTCCCCGTCCAGAGCGGCTCGGACACCGTGCTCAAGCGCATGCGCCGCGACTACACGGTCGAGGAGTACCTGGAGCGGCTGGCGAGGCTCCGCGCCGCGCGGCCCGACATCGCCGTCACCACCGACATCATCGTGGGCTTCCCCGGCGAGACCGACGACGACTTCGAGAAGACCATGCAGCTCCTCGAGCGCGTCCGGTACGACAACATCTACTCCTTCGTGTACTCGCCGCGCCCGCGCACCTCGGCCATTCGCCACGAGGAAGAGTGGGGCGTGGTGGCGCACGACGTGAAGGTCGCGCGGCTGGAGCGTCTGCAGAAGCGCCAGCAGGACATCGGCACCGAGCTCGCGCGCGAGAGCCTGGGGCAGATCGTCGACGTGCTCGTGGAAGGCCCTAGCCGCACCCGCGCGGATCTGCGCATGGGCCGCACGGCCCACAATCGCGTGGTGAACTTCGCTGGAGACGCGGCGGCAGGCACGTTCGCACGCGTGAAGGTGGAGGGCGCGCGGCATAACGCCCTCGCCGGGATCCAGGTAAGCTCGGCACATGCCGTCTAA
- a CDS encoding bifunctional nuclease family protein has product MPSKPLELEGLGIEPDSKTPVILLREPESDTQIPIWIGEPEAMAIAAELEDVTPPRPLTHDLLVAVIEQVGFTVEYVEISDLQDGTFHAEIRLIRGDERLTLDARPSDAIALALRTQSKIMVNTRVLEEIEKHGVPASEDEKWTELAMSLTADDFGKYKQ; this is encoded by the coding sequence ATGCCGTCTAAACCGCTCGAGCTCGAAGGCCTCGGCATTGAGCCCGATTCGAAGACGCCGGTCATCCTCCTCCGAGAGCCGGAGAGCGACACCCAGATCCCCATCTGGATCGGCGAGCCGGAAGCCATGGCCATCGCCGCCGAGCTGGAAGACGTCACGCCGCCGCGGCCGCTCACGCACGACTTGCTGGTCGCCGTGATCGAGCAGGTTGGGTTCACCGTCGAGTACGTCGAGATTTCGGATCTGCAGGACGGAACGTTCCACGCCGAGATTCGCCTCATTCGCGGCGACGAGCGGCTCACGCTGGATGCCCGCCCGAGCGACGCCATCGCCCTCGCGCTCCGGACGCAGTCCAAGATCATGGTGAACACGCGCGTGCTCGAGGAGATCGAGAAGCACGGCGTGCCCGCGAGCGAAGACGAGAAGTGGACCGAGCTCGCCATGAGCCTGACCGCGGACGACTTCGGCAAGTACAAGCAGTAA
- a CDS encoding aldo/keto reductase: MADINAAASGSFKIGGELAVHRLGFGAMRITGEGIWGQPKDVAEAKRVLARLPELGINFIDTADSYGPFVSEDLLAEVLAPYKNGMVIATKGGLTRHGPQIWVPLGRPEYLRQCVLMSMRRLKVDRIDLWQLHRIDPKVPRDEQFQVIAEMQKEGLIRYAGLSEVSVEELQAASKFFKPVTVQNLYNLANRQSEAVLDFCTAHNIGFIPWFPLAAGSLTQPGGILDSIAKKLNASQSQVALAWILKRSPVVLPIPGTGSVKHLEENTAASALKLSDADFQALDAQGKEAWKKESTQG, translated from the coding sequence ATGGCGGACATCAACGCAGCGGCGAGTGGCTCGTTCAAGATCGGCGGCGAGCTGGCCGTGCACCGGCTCGGCTTCGGCGCGATGCGCATCACCGGCGAGGGCATCTGGGGCCAGCCGAAGGACGTCGCCGAGGCCAAGCGCGTGCTCGCGCGCCTGCCGGAGCTGGGCATCAACTTCATCGACACCGCCGACAGCTACGGCCCGTTCGTGAGCGAAGACCTGCTCGCCGAGGTGCTCGCGCCGTACAAGAACGGGATGGTCATCGCCACCAAGGGCGGGCTCACGCGGCACGGCCCGCAGATTTGGGTGCCGCTCGGACGCCCCGAGTACCTGCGGCAGTGCGTCCTCATGAGCATGCGCCGGCTCAAGGTCGACCGCATCGACCTCTGGCAGCTGCATCGAATCGATCCCAAGGTTCCGCGCGACGAGCAGTTCCAGGTGATCGCCGAGATGCAGAAGGAAGGCCTGATTCGCTACGCCGGCCTGAGCGAGGTGTCCGTCGAGGAGCTGCAGGCCGCGAGCAAGTTCTTCAAGCCGGTCACGGTGCAGAACCTCTACAACCTGGCCAATCGTCAGAGCGAGGCGGTGCTCGACTTCTGCACCGCGCACAACATCGGCTTCATTCCCTGGTTCCCGCTGGCGGCGGGCAGCCTCACGCAGCCGGGCGGAATCCTCGATTCGATCGCGAAGAAGCTGAACGCGTCGCAGTCGCAGGTGGCGCTCGCGTGGATCCTCAAGCGCAGCCCAGTGGTGTTGCCGATTCCGGGGACGGGAAGCGTGAAGCACCTCGAGGAGAACACCGCGGCGTCGGCGTTGAAGCTCTCAGACGCGGATTTCCAGGCGCTCGATGCGCAGGGGAAAGAGGCGTGGAAGAAGGAGAGCACGCAGGGCTAA